AGCCCCTCTTCCTGCAACGCCTTCAGCCCAAACGTAACAGAATCCCTTGATCTTGCTTTCTGTTATGAATACCACAGTTGTATACCGAGAGCTGCCTTTTATAGAATACAATGTTTGTCGGTGTTCTTAGTAAAGgtaatgttttttctaaatcaaatgTAAGGcactcatatttttaattttctttggccAACTGAAAGTCACGTGTTAAATATTGAGCATTTTCTGCGTCTTTTTGaatgctttcttttttttttcgagtcTAATTCGTTATCAATTTGTATCTTCAATCTATCGCACCTATTACAGGTATCTTTTTTGAGTgtcttgaattttaaattaaatcgttggtaaaatatctttttataggATGGCATGCTTACAGGTTTTTCAGTTTCTTGGCTATACATCTCGTACACTTTCTGTATTGTCATTTCCGGGGGCAAAAATTCAGCGCTTGTTTGTTCTCTGCGATAGTGAGATTTATGTTTcggaatttttttcatttgttcaaTCACCTCCTGAATTTTCGCCTCTGAAAGTTTATTTTGCCCTCCTTGTTTAATACCTCTTTGGTCAGTTAAAGAAATTTCACCTCTACATTTCTTAAGGGCGGTATTAACTCTAAATGTTGTAAACgttttaataaacatttcacGGCATACCACTTTGTCTTGTATTTTATAGGTCCTggagaattttcttttttctggatTTCTACCATAAACACGTTTTTTCGGAAGCTGCTGTACTCCCGCTGCGATAAAATTTACCTGGTAATCATATGACCCTAATGACCAGAATCTTTCAAACTTTAACTTTCGTATCTCGACAGGTACTACATGTTAGGCACATTTTAAAGtgcaatttataaattcttttgcTCTAATTTCTCTCCCCTTATAGTTGTAATATTGTGGTTTCTGTTAAATCACTATCAGCAACGacatgttttgaaaatattggtTCATAATCTGAGCTAGAAGATTCATCACTTAAAGCTTCGTAATTGGGGTCGCGAACAGAGTCATCGTAATCCTCCAATCAAAAACAATCATCAAAACCTGTCATTTTCTTACCATGAAACGTTTTGAGTCAATAATTTCTCTTCCTCCCTGATAATAACTTTGTTAATAGATTCACACTCCTTGGTTAATTGCCTGTCTCTTATTGTCATGttaaaagatgaagttttccccaattattcgaataccagaaggaagtacattgtcacttaaaattgttttgtaaccctcttttcgaagaattccctctattctaattagatcgcccactgcagatcctccgaaacaaccccacaccatcacagaaccaccaccgtgtttaacttGAACTTTCCACAAAATGTACTAAACATGAGGTGTTATTACagtaaattctaaattaaaacttgttttatttacaagccGTGGTTTCCTTTCTTCATTAGAAAAaaacaagttaattttttaatatctaaactTTTGAACCGAATATTTTGAAGACTTACGTTCTGTGGTCTTTCTCATTTGATTTGTCTAAATTAGAAAGAGAGCGGATGAGAAATAATTATGTTGAGTTGAATGATAGTTTAGTGACGTGAACGCAAAAATCCATTGATCCAActatacataattttatttgaaaaaaaaaagacgtaGTGTATTATCAGAAAGATTATTCTGACCGTGGTTATAAGATACAGAGTAATACAAATAATTTGATCGAAAAAAATCACTCAGAATCACtcaatactcaaatatttatttccatagacTCATTCAAATAAGTATCGGataataaaactataagacctaaacatacaacttttaaaaggccttaagaaaaaacaataaaaaatcgacaattaactaaaaactaagaatataagaaaactacagctttgaacaaataaataaatacgaatTATGGGAGTAGAGTATTCTGTAACCgtataaaaggaatttttaaatccaaactggtatttactaacaaaaattttctttgagtAGAAAAGATTCCAAACGTTTACAGAAACACTTTTTAAGAACTTTCTAAAACACcgattatttttgttaataacaattaataatcaGTAAATTGTCAATACTTACTAGTTTCGTACATTTCATAAATAGTCTCACGAATCGCCCCTAAATCCAAAGTTTCCACATTTGTAAATCTCTAATAGTTCATTACTTTTAACGGTCTTTAAAATTGCACTAACATTGGACATTTTATACGTACGATTTAATTCTGAAATTTTACTGCTACCAAGGGTAATAATGGGGCATTATGTTCAAGTTCTCGTTCAAAATAACTGATTATGGAAGCTACAAGTTCTTTGCATCGGCTATTTAAAGGCATCGGCACTTTCATGGCAAATGAAAAAGTGTGCttcgaaaaatttaatatacaaaggttttgtttttaaaaaaacaattcacgAAATCGCACAATCAATTCGTATAAATGACGATAATCATTTTGTTAACAGTAATTTAATAGTATACACTACagtataattcaaaaattatttgttaaatttttattcggCAAAATATCCCATTTTTAACAAAGTGAAActaagagaaaaatattttgttcaatattttgaaaaatacagCCATTTTTTTTGGGGTTGGTTGCTTTCTgcattattatgtattattaaaatattaataaaattcaacaGATCcttacaaaagaaaaatcattaaatatcatCAAGTTCAAAATCAAGACTAGATATGTTATACCCGTCGATATCTCCTTCAATGTTGTCATCACCTTGTTAATGCaaacgtcgaaattgtgcaagcaatatttaggtcaattacaaaggcaacatcttctgaaagttatggtatggcccccacaatcaccggacctcaatcctatcgaattactgtgggatgaactggatagacaagtgcgaaaatcatgccttacatcaaaaaaaaaaacttgtagaggatcatccaagaagagtggcacaagatacctcaggaaaccttggacaaattaattagaagactaccgaaactctgtgaagctgccCAACTAGCATTTTTGGCAACAGCTACGTAATCCCGACTATAAAGAATACTTTAGAGTTGTGGTTACTAGTCGCGGGAACCGCTTCTGGCACCGTTCTGTTAccacttttttaccaaaattgggAATGATTTTGCTGTAGCAAATACGTAATTCTATCGTCCCGGGAACTTCTTTTTCACGTCCCATAGTGGTTTTCGGGATGTCATAAAGTAGTAATTGTGCAGTGCTAGTTACTAAGAAGTTCCTGAGACAATATTATGCAAACATTTTGATTCTCTTTCTTTGTcaacacaaataattttatatgtccgTCTTTATTCTAAGTGATGGCGTTGTATCGGGGTTAATCTACttcatattgtatttaatatagctgATATGTATTTAATATACTTACCGGAGTGGAAAAATGTAAACGAAGCAAATTTTACTGTTAAACATAGGCAATATAGGATGAAAATAAAGAACGCCTCATTAAAATaatggtttttaacaaaaaaatataccaagtctaaatatttaaatttaattttttaaagaaggtagataatttttttcactcctCTTTACTCCTATGAATATAAGAagtctataatttaataaaaattgcataaaatgtaaaagtagtccgattttagcaaattcataaaatcgtgcaataccttttcaaaaaatggagtcaaataatttaaaaaaatatggcgaATTGTTGTTATAGTTACCAAGAAGTTTCTTTTGTtacttcaaagtaaaaatgacttaagaataagtaaattatttcaaaaaaatgctactataaaatatattttactgcatagtagaaataattacttaaaggtaatttgctttaatagccaaggtggtaaatattactttaaagaagaaataagggtAACTATTTCGGTCTtgttactgataatattatttcaaatgcgtggtaatattttgatgttcctATGTAGTCGCACGaacttgaaatttaactttgtGATCGCGCTTACTTAAAAGTTCCCATTTAATCGTCCCACCGaccaatattttctactttatagtAACGACGTTGTAAAGGTAATTAGGTCAGGTCGCTAAGCGGtatcagctactatcagagttaccgcaaagtaataattactatatagtcaagtattaagttaatattacgtatttcttactactattttttacttggcagttatttaaacttataagatattttttttggtaccagttaccgatttattacttgaatcaagtaatatagtcaaacaatgttgtagccgtaactaaaattgctagttgggtgttattaaaaatcgaggcggacatgtagatgaatccaaaatttgattttcttaaatttaattaattgaaaaatgtattgtttatattctttttgttataaataaaccgtttcataagaataactgacgggtttattatttttagttataacttttaaaacagtcaataatatgtgggcaaatacttttgagcggtagtgtataaAACCAACCAAACTTCCCAGATTTCGTCGTAATAAGCGACTTGTTTTTATAAGCGACGTCACTATTCGCGACTTTTACTGtaaattcaaacattttaaatgtagGTCCTAAAAATATAGTCATGATATTGTAAAATTTCCTGACCAGATTACTTGATAagaattacaaatttatttcgatgtcagatatttttattgtaaattgttaACAATAAGTAAGTTATTTTCATCAGTAAATAGACAAAAATAACCAAACtacgacatttttttattcaatgttatttataaattgttagcaatatgctatttttattaataaaaccgTGTCGTCACTCAAGGGATATGACGTAAATTggaaattgttttgattttactaTATAAATCTATCAGGTGCAGTTGTTTCTACTTTTCAACCGGAGTgcaaacttttctttttattgcatatcaaataaaaaactcGCACTCCAATTTGGACACTACAAGACCACCACTAAACTCACTAACCTCGGTCTACGTGTCGGCCTCCATCCACCCCCGTACATGCCGCCCCTGCTCCCTCTGCTGCCCCGGAAAGTCGAAGCTCCCCGACCCCTCGGCGGTCGATTCGTAGATGATATGCCCGGTCTATTCGTCCGTTTCGCCATAACCTAAAATCCACCACACTAAAACACGTTTCCGGCCAAATAAAAACGGGGCTGTTAAGAAGAAATCGTGGTTAACCTTTATTTGTCTGCCCCGAAATAACGAATCGTCCATCGCCATTGCGGTTTGGACCGCTTCCCGATCGCTGAACTCGATGTAAGCGAATCCTTTCGGGTGTCCGTCGAATTTGTTGCATAATATGGTGACTCGATTGATCGAGCCGCAACCGTGGAAGTGTTGCTCGAGTTCCTCGGCGGTCGCACCGTAGTCCACGTTGCCCACGTACACGCTCCTGTTGTCCACTTCCATTTTTTCTTCCAGGGACATGTTTAGGGGACTCGCTATAGTCAAAAGtgaaagtcaaagtcaaaaaaaatagctttattgttacgtaACATAATccgttgttaacaaagcattatacagtgaccgcctaaagttccgcataaattcgaaaaaagataaggtgtgttatacagAATTGTGTGTTATACATAGTATTACAGAATTTTCGAAGAGGCTTCAACAGGAACCAGAGAAACTAAGTGTGACAGTAAGTGAACCTAAGACACTAAATATTGTATATCAGAACGTAAGAGGGTTAAATACGAAAATAGATGAGTTTTTAGAGAGCATTTCGACTACATCTGATGAATATGATATTGTAATATTAACCGAAACATGGTTGCATAACTCTGTAAATGATtgtgaaatatttccaaatatatttaatgtatttagagTTGATAGGGATTTTCAACTAAGTGGAAAAACCAGAGGGGGTGGAGTTTTACTAGCatccaaaaataatttctgtGTAAGTACTGTTGACACAGGAtttatagatgaaaatattgattttttgtgtgtaaaacttacaaaggaaaattgtaaatgtttgtatttattGACATTATATGTAGCACCATCTTGTACTCTTAACTCGTATGAAAGATTATATGATTTTCTAGAAAAACAGCAATATCTGTTTGACTCtgacattattattataggtGACTTAAATATCACAAATCTTAATCGATATTACCAAACAGGAGAGTCAGACAGGTTTGTAGAGACATTTTtgcaacttttaaatttttatgatgcTACACAAGTCAATTTTGTTTCCAATAGCTTAAATCATATACTAGATGTAGTGGTTACAAAAAGTAACTGTACTGTTTTAAGAAgtgacttttgttttgttaaagaAGATAAACACCACCCTACTCTTAAAGTATCCTTGTCATTGTGCTGTAATAGTAATCAAAAAGAGTTGGCATCTTTATCGTCAAGGAATAATTTTCGCAAGGCTGACTTTTTATCTATCTATtacctttttctaaaaatagacTGGAGCTTTCTGGAGTCTCACACTGATATTAATAAAGCAATTGATGAATTTTATAGAactttatattcaatttttgatatatgtGTTCCTAAAGGcggaaaaaaatgtaaaaaatatcctgtttggtttacaaaaaatattataaataaactaaaattcaaagaaaaagcttggaaaaaatacaaattaagcaaaaatcaaGATCATTAtcttcaatttaaaaaacttagagTTGAAATTAAAAAGGATATAAATACCGcccacaaaaaatatttaaa
The sequence above is a segment of the Anthonomus grandis grandis chromosome 12, icAntGran1.3, whole genome shotgun sequence genome. Coding sequences within it:
- the LOC126743121 gene encoding polyadenylate-binding protein 2 isoform X2, coding for MAENDEVDASNAMNSDLENFDETNGIHEENLLNDADGDGGAADDPELEAIKARVREMEEEAEKLKQLQSEVDKQMNMGSPPGMTSPLNMSLEEKMEVDNRSVYVGNVDYGATAEELEQHFHGCGSINRVTILCNKFDGHPKGFAYIEFSDREAVQTAMAMDDSLFRGRQIKVMAKRTNRPGISSTNRPPRGRGASTFRGSRGSRGGMYGGGWRPTRRPRRGYYAPY
- the LOC126743121 gene encoding polyadenylate-binding protein 2 isoform X1 gives rise to the protein MAENDEVDASNAMNSDLENFDETNGIHEENLLNDADGDGGAADDPELEAIKARVREMEEEAEKLKQLQSEVDKQMNMGSPPGMTSPLNMSLEEKMEVDNRSVYVGNVDYGATAEELEQHFHGCGSINRVTILCNKFDGHPKGFAYIEFSDREAVQTAMAMDDSLFRGRQIKVMAKRTNRPGISSTNRPPRGRGASTFRGSRGSRGGMYGGGWRPTRRPRSYRRGYYAPY